A genome region from Thermomonospora amylolytica includes the following:
- a CDS encoding NAD(P)-dependent oxidoreductase, whose translation MNETPVTVLGLGAMGTALARALLDHGHPVTVWNRSPGKGDDLVERGARRAATAAQAVTASPLTVVCVTDYPAVWKVLGAVGDAVAGRTLVNLTTGTPAQARDTAAWAGEHGARYLDGVVQASPELVGTPDAVFLHSGPRQAFETHRAVLDRLGTVHHLGDDPGLSCLYDLALLGLWYEAEAAYLNALATVRASGADVEAFAAFAGGQIGHVAQAAPDTAHQVRERRYPVGPAPLSVHLPVVGRLRDLRAATGMDTEPVDRLYAMIERRIARGHGAEGFTGLIEELTGQEAERRNVAPAR comes from the coding sequence ATGAACGAGACCCCGGTGACGGTGCTGGGCCTGGGCGCCATGGGGACGGCCCTGGCCCGCGCGCTCCTCGACCACGGCCACCCGGTCACGGTCTGGAACCGTTCCCCCGGCAAGGGCGACGACCTGGTGGAACGCGGAGCGCGGCGGGCCGCGACGGCGGCGCAGGCGGTGACGGCGAGCCCGCTCACGGTCGTCTGCGTGACCGACTATCCGGCGGTGTGGAAGGTGCTCGGCGCGGTGGGCGACGCGGTCGCCGGGCGGACGCTGGTCAACCTCACCACCGGCACGCCCGCCCAGGCGCGCGACACCGCCGCATGGGCCGGCGAGCACGGCGCCCGCTACCTCGACGGCGTCGTCCAGGCTTCCCCCGAGCTGGTCGGCACCCCGGACGCCGTGTTCCTCCACAGCGGCCCCCGGCAGGCGTTCGAGACGCACCGGGCCGTGCTGGACCGCCTCGGCACCGTTCACCACCTGGGCGACGACCCGGGCCTGTCCTGCCTGTACGACCTGGCGTTGCTGGGGCTGTGGTACGAGGCCGAGGCGGCGTACCTGAACGCCCTCGCGACGGTGCGGGCGTCCGGCGCCGACGTGGAGGCGTTCGCCGCGTTCGCGGGCGGGCAGATCGGCCACGTCGCCCAGGCCGCCCCCGACACCGCCCACCAGGTCAGGGAGCGCCGCTACCCCGTCGGCCCCGCTCCCCTGAGCGTGCACCTGCCCGTGGTCGGTCGCCTGCGCGACCTGCGGGCGGCGACCGGCATGGACACCGAGCCGGTCGACCGCCTGTACGCCATGATCGAACGCCGCATCGCCCGCGGCCACGGCGCGGAGGGGTTCACCGGGCTGATCGAGGAGCTGACCGGTCAGGAGGCGGAACGCCGGAATGTCGCACCTGCGCGTTAG
- a CDS encoding TetR/AcrR family transcriptional regulator: MSARSSAPRAGRPRDRQIDAAVLDAALAVLDESGYAGLRIEEVARRAGTTKPAIYRRWPGRPHLVLAALAARLGTVRAPDTGCTLCDLNEGINVFIAAFHRIRPDVLGSLLADCSADPGLRSTFMATLFDPPRAAVAEMLDRAVARGDLRADIDRSLVLDMLGSLVHYRALFGHAPNGPAEVERAVEALLHGIATDYPALLEHSRRPAAHAAAHPHA, encoded by the coding sequence GTGTCGGCACGCTCCTCGGCCCCGCGCGCCGGTCGCCCACGTGATCGGCAGATCGACGCCGCCGTCCTCGACGCCGCGCTCGCCGTGCTGGACGAGTCCGGTTACGCCGGGCTGCGGATCGAGGAGGTCGCCCGCCGCGCCGGCACCACCAAGCCCGCCATCTACCGCCGCTGGCCCGGCCGCCCGCACCTGGTCCTGGCCGCCCTGGCCGCCCGGCTGGGCACCGTCCGCGCCCCCGACACCGGCTGCACGCTGTGCGACCTGAACGAGGGCATCAACGTCTTCATCGCGGCGTTCCACCGGATTCGGCCGGACGTGCTGGGGTCGCTGCTGGCCGACTGCTCCGCCGACCCCGGCCTGCGGTCGACGTTCATGGCGACGCTGTTCGACCCGCCGCGCGCCGCCGTCGCGGAGATGCTCGACCGGGCCGTGGCCCGCGGCGACCTGCGCGCCGACATCGACCGCAGCCTGGTCTTGGACATGCTGGGCTCACTGGTCCACTACCGCGCCCTGTTCGGGCACGCGCCCAACGGCCCGGCCGAGGTCGAACGCGCCGTCGAGGCCCTGCTGCACGGCATCGCCACCGACTACCCCGCCCTCCTGGAGCACAGCCGCCGGCCGGCCGCCCATGCCGCGGCGCACCCGCACGCCTGA
- a CDS encoding TetR/AcrR family transcriptional regulator, with protein sequence MRQNPDRRAALLDAAIEVLAREGSRGLTFRAVDEAAGVPKGTASNYFANRDELLTQAGARVYERLQPDNATVTMALEGPRDRARLTALMRDLVERISAFPSGHLALLELRLEATRRPRLREILTRQIRDDLEANVDFHVKTGLPGDATTVVLLYLALNWLILDRLTLPEVLSEDRIPALVEALVERLVPTD encoded by the coding sequence ATGCGGCAGAACCCGGACCGACGGGCCGCGCTGCTGGACGCCGCCATCGAGGTGCTGGCCCGCGAGGGCTCGCGCGGCCTGACGTTCCGCGCGGTCGACGAGGCCGCCGGCGTGCCGAAGGGAACGGCGTCGAACTACTTCGCCAACCGCGACGAGCTGCTCACCCAGGCGGGCGCCCGCGTCTACGAACGGCTCCAGCCCGACAACGCCACCGTCACCATGGCGCTGGAGGGCCCCCGCGACCGCGCCAGGCTGACCGCCCTGATGCGCGACCTGGTCGAACGCATCTCGGCGTTCCCCTCGGGCCATCTGGCCCTGCTGGAGTTGCGGCTGGAGGCCACGCGCCGCCCCCGCCTGCGGGAGATCCTGACCCGCCAGATCCGTGACGACCTGGAGGCGAACGTCGACTTCCACGTCAAGACGGGCCTCCCCGGCGACGCGACCACCGTGGTCCTGCTCTACCTGGCCCTCAACTGGCTCATCCTGGACCGCCTCACCCTCCCCGAGGTCCTCTCCGAGGACCGCATCCCCGCCCTGGTCGAAGCCCTGGTCGAACGGCTCGTCCCCACCGACTAG
- a CDS encoding dihydrofolate reductase family protein — translation MRRLVYYVGMSIDGFIAGPDGEVDFFPVTPDVLEFFREHCPDVLPTHVREQLGIDAANRNFDTVIQGRRTYEPALEIGVTSPYAHLRQYVVSGGLGESPDPAVEIVSGDPLAKIRELKAEEGRDIYLAGGARLAGTLLPEIDDLVIKLYPVVAGTGIPLFGADFSPVHFELTGTRPLEGGMVVLTYRKK, via the coding sequence ATGCGCAGGCTCGTCTACTACGTCGGCATGTCCATCGACGGGTTCATCGCGGGGCCGGACGGGGAGGTGGACTTCTTCCCGGTGACGCCCGACGTCCTGGAGTTCTTCCGCGAGCACTGTCCGGACGTCCTGCCGACCCACGTCCGGGAGCAACTCGGCATCGACGCCGCCAACAGGAACTTCGACACGGTGATCCAGGGGCGCCGCACCTACGAGCCGGCCCTGGAGATCGGGGTGACCAGCCCGTACGCCCACCTGCGCCAGTACGTGGTGTCCGGCGGCCTGGGCGAGAGCCCCGACCCGGCGGTGGAGATCGTCTCCGGCGATCCGCTGGCCAAGATCCGGGAGCTGAAGGCGGAGGAGGGGCGCGACATCTACCTGGCCGGCGGCGCCCGCCTGGCCGGGACGCTGCTGCCGGAGATCGACGACCTGGTCATCAAGCTCTACCCGGTGGTCGCCGGGACGGGGATCCCGCTGTTCGGCGCGGACTTCTCGCCCGTCCACTTCGAGCTGACCGGCACCCGCCCGCTGGAGGGCGGCATGGTCGTCCTGACCTATCGGAAGAAGTGA
- a CDS encoding LLM class flavin-dependent oxidoreductase — protein sequence MTALGMIFRPQFPPERLRAVARAADEAGLEELWLWEDCFLESGVASAAAALAWTERLRVGIGILPVPLRNVALTAMEAATLERMFPGRMILGVGHGVQDWMGQVGARTESPLTLLREHLDALRALLRGERVTTKGRYVTLDDVALDWPPATAPAVLAGATGPRTLRLSGEAADGTILTAGTSPEAVRRARRLIDEGRGTSSGPHRVVVYFHAATGPDAAARMHAELAAWGDASASDISAAGDAETIAEAVRRLAEAGADAVILQPTADEPDPEGFARLIAEQVRLRVP from the coding sequence ATGACCGCGCTCGGCATGATCTTCCGCCCCCAGTTCCCGCCCGAGCGGCTGCGCGCCGTCGCCCGCGCCGCCGACGAGGCGGGGCTGGAGGAGCTGTGGCTGTGGGAGGACTGCTTCCTGGAGAGCGGCGTCGCCAGCGCCGCCGCCGCCCTCGCCTGGACCGAACGCCTGCGCGTCGGGATCGGGATCCTCCCCGTGCCGCTGCGGAACGTCGCGCTCACCGCCATGGAGGCCGCCACCCTGGAACGGATGTTCCCCGGGCGGATGATCCTGGGCGTCGGCCACGGGGTGCAGGACTGGATGGGCCAGGTCGGCGCGCGGACCGAGTCCCCCCTGACGCTGCTGCGCGAGCACCTGGACGCCCTGCGCGCACTCCTGCGGGGCGAACGCGTCACCACGAAGGGCCGCTATGTGACGCTGGACGACGTGGCCCTCGACTGGCCCCCGGCCACCGCCCCGGCCGTGCTCGCGGGCGCGACCGGCCCGCGCACCCTCCGGCTGAGCGGCGAGGCAGCCGACGGCACCATCCTCACCGCGGGCACGTCGCCCGAGGCGGTGCGCCGGGCCCGCCGCCTCATCGACGAGGGCCGTGGCACGTCGTCCGGCCCGCACCGGGTGGTCGTCTACTTCCACGCCGCCACGGGACCCGACGCGGCCGCCCGCATGCACGCCGAACTCGCGGCCTGGGGGGACGCCTCCGCCTCCGACATCTCCGCCGCCGGGGACGCCGAGACGATCGCCGAGGCCGTCCGCCGCCTGGCCGAGGCGGGGGCGGACGCCGTGATCCTCCAGCCCACCGCCGACGAACCCGACCCGGAGGGCTTCGCCCGCCTCATCGCCGAACAGGTCCGCCTCCGCGTTCCCTGA
- a CDS encoding DUF4240 domain-containing protein, which translates to MTVNDDGARLPTAEDEARFWELLEAAWAPLGDEVNGARRALATRVPDEDTDYALVSVLDGAFEDFLRNLAALGSGLSADELTDLDRVLERKLYDIDRADVQEATDGSDDGFLYARGFVVALGADFYDAVTRDPRMAVLDAECEAMCYFFAHLHRERFGGFPDTGSGISRESCSNPAGWSF; encoded by the coding sequence ATGACTGTGAACGACGACGGTGCACGGCTTCCGACCGCGGAGGACGAGGCTCGTTTCTGGGAGTTGCTGGAGGCGGCGTGGGCACCGCTGGGCGACGAGGTCAACGGGGCTCGGCGGGCGTTGGCCACCCGCGTTCCGGACGAGGACACGGATTACGCGCTCGTGTCCGTCCTCGACGGCGCGTTCGAGGATTTCCTGCGCAATCTCGCCGCGCTCGGCTCCGGGCTGTCGGCGGACGAACTGACCGACCTCGACCGGGTGCTGGAGCGGAAGCTGTACGACATCGACCGGGCCGACGTCCAGGAGGCGACCGACGGCTCGGACGACGGCTTCCTGTACGCCCGGGGCTTCGTCGTCGCGCTGGGCGCCGACTTCTACGACGCGGTGACCCGCGACCCCCGGATGGCCGTGCTCGACGCCGAATGCGAGGCGATGTGCTATTTCTTCGCGCATCTGCACCGCGAACGGTTCGGCGGCTTCCCGGACACCGGCTCGGGGATCTCGCGGGAGTCGTGCTCCAACCCGGCCGGCTGGTCCTTCTGA